A stretch of DNA from Trueperaceae bacterium:
GGCACGTCCACACGAGGTAGCTCCCCGAGGACTGCAGGACGTGCAGGAGCAGGTGCTCGTTCGACCGGTAGGCCTCGTTCTCCGAGGCGGGCAGCGGGAGGCCGCTCGCGCCGAACCTGCGCCAGATGGGCAGGAACGCCCGCAGCTCCCGCTCCTGTAGGGAGAGGAGCACCCTTATCACCCTGTCCGCGAAGGCGTCCGGGGCCGGCAGCGCGGCGTCGTCGGGCACGTAACGTACCTGGGCGAGGCGCAGCCCGGGGTCGGCGGCGACCTCGCCTGCGGCGATGACGCAGAAGTAGTTGCCGTCCGGGTCCGCCAGCACGGTGTAGTCGGAATCGGGCTCGTAGCGCCACTCGACCCTGGTGGCGCCGAGGCCGACGAGGCGCTCCACCTCGGCCTCCTGGTCGAACGCGTAGAGGTCCAGATGGTGGCGCCTGCGCTCACGAGCCGCGGCGCGGACCTCCTGGAGGGCGAGCTGGACGCCCGTGCCGCGTCTAGGCTTGAGGAGGACCCAGTCTGGGGAGTCGCCGCCCCGCGGGGCGTAGTCGAGGGCCGCGGACCAGAACTGGGTGGCGCGCGCGACGTCGCGGACACCCCAGACGATGGAGCCGATCCTGAGCATGGTCCATTATCACCATCCTGACCGGCTCCCCGCGCCTCACCTGGACACGGCGAGAACGCGCTCCGTTCAGGCCCGGCTCGCGGCGGTCCCTACTGCCCGCCCGCCGCGCCGGTGACGACCCTGACCTCGTCGGGCAGGATGAACCCCTGCTTCCTGGCGAGGGCCTCGCGGTAGGTGGGGTCGGCGGCATGGGCCGCCACCTCCTCGAGACCGTGCCGTTCCGTCTCCAGCCGCGCCACGTCGGCCTCGAGGCGCGCCACCTCGCGGCGCAGCACGAACATGCGGTCGCTCTCGACGTAGTTGAGGTAGAGGAGCTGAAGCACGCCAAGGCTGGCCAGGACGACGATCACGACGTTGAGCTTGCGCCGGGCGGGCGGGCGGGGCCGCGGCTCGTCGCCCCCATGGCTCCCGAACGGTGCTTCCGCCGCGGCATGCCGCCCCGCGGCCCCGCGCCTGGCCGGCCGTTCGCCGCTGGGCCTAGTCGCGCCCTGCTCCTCGCCGCCCGGGCCGGCATCGTCCGAACGGGCATC
This window harbors:
- a CDS encoding septum formation initiator family protein, with the protein product MSDWWNEQADARSDDAGPGGEEQGATRPSGERPARRGAAGRHAAAEAPFGSHGGDEPRPRPPARRKLNVVIVVLASLGVLQLLYLNYVESDRMFVLRREVARLEADVARLETERHGLEEVAAHAADPTYREALARKQGFILPDEVRVVTGAAGGQ